One Pseudobutyrivibrio xylanivorans genomic window, CTCTAATTTAATTTCGATAAATTCATTATCATATTCTTTTGCTAGGAATTTCCTAATGCCATCAAGCTGTTCCTCGGTAGGCTCTGTGACATAACGAAGCTTTGCAGAAGATACCTTTCCTGCAGAATTTTCGCGTGCTGTCTTGTAATCAGCTACTATCTCATCGAACAGATCGAAATCGCCGTTCTCACAAAGTAACTTTAAGAAGTTGCGGATTTCTCTAGGGAAAATTCTTTCGATGATTTGCTCTTTCTTTGCGAAAGCAACTGTAGGATCACAAAGTTCCTCTCCGATTGCAGGCACAGCTTCGATAATAGAAGCTGTTGACTGTAAATATGAGCTTGCATTTCTTAGGCTATATAATTCTCTAACGTAATTATTAGTAGTCTGTGTCAATTTTATTCACCTGCTTTATCCAAAAAATCATCAAACAGTTCGCTGTCAACTGCAGCCCCTGCCTTGCTACCAATTACCTTTGTGGTTGCATCAAGAACCATCTCAGCAATTTCCTTCTTTGCACTGGCAATAATCTTTTCCTTCTCGTGATATGCCTCAACAACCGCATTGTCGCGGATGCTCTTAGCATCATCCTTTGCTGTAGATACGATCTGCTGGTACTGACCATCAGCAGTCTTTCTTGCCTCGGCAATAATCTGTTTCTTCTGCTCTTCGACAGAATCAAGCTTATCCTGATATTCCTGAGCCAGCTGCTTAGCCTCTTTTTCTCTTGTTACGGCCTTGTCAATGACATCGTTAGCTTCTTCCTGACGCTTTTCAATAGTCTTGGCAATTGGCTTGAAGAACACAAGCTTCATCGCAACAAATAGAATAAGTAAGTTTATAACTGTCCAGAGAATATTCCAAAATGAAATATTAATCATCGTTATCTATCCTCTTTTTCTATTCCAACTTCAATAAACGGTTTAATTACAACATAACCATAATCATAAGAGCGACAACGAAACCGTAAATAGCTGTTGCCTCTGCAAGGGCACAACCTAAGATAAGTGACTTCTGAATTTTTCCTTCTGCCTCTGGCTGACGTGCGATACCTTCGCATGCCTTACCTGTAGCAATACCGATACCGATACCTGCGCCAAGACCTGTGATAACTGCGATACCTGCTCCAATAGCAACTAATGTGTTCATAAATTTTTCCTCCTGATGATAATGTTATTCAATAGCTTCCTTGATGTATAACGATGTCAGGAATACAAAT contains:
- a CDS encoding ATP synthase F0 subunit B, with translation MINISFWNILWTVINLLILFVAMKLVFFKPIAKTIEKRQEEANDVIDKAVTREKEAKQLAQEYQDKLDSVEEQKKQIIAEARKTADGQYQQIVSTAKDDAKSIRDNAVVEAYHEKEKIIASAKKEIAEMVLDATTKVIGSKAGAAVDSELFDDFLDKAGE
- the atpE gene encoding ATP synthase F0 subunit C, which gives rise to MNTLVAIGAGIAVITGLGAGIGIGIATGKACEGIARQPEAEGKIQKSLILGCALAEATAIYGFVVALMIMVML